Proteins found in one Candidatus Zixiibacteriota bacterium genomic segment:
- a CDS encoding sensor histidine kinase has translation MTNDILHRLRERVKELTALHATARILQDESKPPLQVMSEIVTLIPPAWQYPEITDARIRFQALEAATPGFNASRWRQRADFVVRDGQRCSVDVFYREPRPDADEGPFLKEERDLIESLAEMLRFYFQHMLADEALRQAHNHLEDLVGARTEELRQANLALQGQIGEYQKAEVKIAAYQRQLRQLTSELTLTEARERRAIAADLHDHIGQALSFIKMNISQFRGNAIFCGFEEKIDEIMSLLDQTIHYTRNLTFEISPPVLYELGLEAAVEWLAERFQRRHGLQVNVKRSVPIVRLDDEIEITLFKSVQELLTNAVKHARAEIVSITIQGHPDRIEIEVSDNGCGFDMAAVDFGTFADEHFGLFNIKERLNYLGGRTNIRSVLGEGTTVSLMVPHRSKGKSHEAENTAGG, from the coding sequence ATGACGAATGATATTCTGCACCGTTTGCGCGAGCGTGTCAAGGAATTGACCGCCCTTCACGCCACTGCCCGCATTCTACAGGACGAAAGCAAGCCGCCATTGCAGGTCATGAGCGAGATTGTTACGCTGATACCCCCGGCCTGGCAATACCCTGAGATTACCGACGCGCGGATTCGATTCCAGGCGCTTGAAGCGGCCACTCCGGGATTTAACGCATCACGATGGCGCCAGCGTGCCGATTTTGTGGTGCGCGACGGGCAGCGCTGCAGCGTTGACGTATTCTACCGCGAACCCCGGCCTGATGCCGACGAAGGCCCATTTCTTAAGGAAGAACGGGATCTGATTGAATCGCTTGCCGAAATGCTTCGGTTCTATTTCCAGCATATGCTTGCGGATGAGGCGTTGCGTCAAGCTCACAACCACCTTGAGGACCTGGTAGGGGCGCGAACCGAAGAACTTCGGCAGGCCAACCTGGCTTTGCAGGGGCAGATTGGCGAATACCAGAAAGCGGAGGTGAAAATCGCCGCGTATCAGAGACAGCTTCGGCAACTGACGTCGGAACTCACGCTGACCGAGGCACGGGAACGACGAGCCATAGCTGCCGATCTTCACGACCACATCGGGCAGGCGCTATCTTTTATCAAGATGAACATCTCTCAGTTCAGAGGAAACGCCATTTTCTGCGGCTTTGAAGAAAAGATCGATGAAATCATGTCGTTGCTCGATCAGACCATTCACTACACGCGCAATCTCACCTTTGAGATCAGTCCGCCCGTCCTATATGAGCTGGGACTGGAGGCGGCTGTCGAGTGGCTGGCCGAACGATTCCAGCGAAGGCATGGACTGCAGGTCAATGTCAAGCGGTCGGTGCCGATTGTTCGTTTGGACGACGAGATTGAGATCACCCTGTTCAAATCGGTCCAGGAACTGCTTACCAATGCCGTCAAACATGCCCGCGCCGAGATAGTCTCAATAACCATTCAGGGCCACCCGGACCGGATCGAGATAGAAGTCTCCGACAATGGCTGCGGGTTTGACATGGCGGCGGTCGACTTCGGTACCTTCGCCGACGAGCACTTTGGCCTGTTCAACATCAAAGAGCGGCTTAATTATCTTGGGGGACGAACGAACATCCGTTCCGTCTTGGGAGAAGGAACGACCGTTTCGCTCATGGTGCCGCATCGCTCAAAAGGAAAGTCACATGAAGCTGAAAATACTGCTGGCGGATGA
- a CDS encoding DUF4416 family protein, with the protein MARVQRPEPGRLVISVTHSSLDALSDALTMLEKRFGRVQFETSDIPHSNGKLYAEEMGSRLQRRFFSFEKPVPREDLVDIKAACHRIESQLGDHVDDFTFRTVNVDPCILTACSLVMGCHREYGHRIYIRDGVFAELVLVYSRGQYVRLPWTDPDFCHDDAIDLFIRTRESLGILAEPIDIPT; encoded by the coding sequence ATGGCGCGAGTACAACGACCGGAACCAGGACGATTGGTCATCTCCGTTACCCACTCGTCTCTTGATGCTTTGAGCGATGCCCTGACCATGCTGGAAAAACGGTTTGGACGGGTCCAGTTTGAAACCAGCGATATACCTCATTCCAACGGCAAGCTGTACGCCGAGGAGATGGGGAGCCGGCTCCAGCGGCGGTTCTTCTCATTTGAGAAACCGGTCCCTCGCGAGGACTTGGTTGATATCAAAGCCGCCTGTCACCGGATTGAGTCGCAATTGGGGGACCACGTTGATGACTTCACCTTCAGAACGGTCAACGTCGACCCCTGCATTCTTACCGCATGCAGTCTGGTGATGGGGTGTCACCGTGAGTACGGACACCGGATCTATATTCGCGATGGTGTTTTCGCCGAACTGGTCCTGGTCTATTCGCGAGGGCAGTATGTTCGCCTGCCCTGGACCGATCCGGACTTCTGCCACGACGACGCCATCGACCTGTTCATCCGCACGCGCGAGAGCCTGGGGATTCTGGCCGAGCCGATTGATATTCCCACGTGA
- a CDS encoding response regulator transcription factor: MKLKILLADDHRLFRDGLRTLLIQQSDMEVVGDAVDGPDAVVKTREIRPDILLMDISMPELNGIEATRKILAENAGIKIIILSMHADQRFVAESLRAGAMGYVLKDSAIDELLAAIRTVARNQRYLSRTIADVVIEDYIELSRERPASAYTVLSPREREVLQLLAEGRSTKEIAAQLDVSIKTIESHRKQIMDKLDIHSVAELTKYAIREGLTPLE; encoded by the coding sequence ATGAAGCTGAAAATACTGCTGGCGGATGACCACCGGTTGTTCCGCGATGGTCTGCGCACGCTCCTGATACAACAGTCGGACATGGAGGTGGTGGGCGACGCTGTCGATGGACCGGACGCGGTTGTCAAAACCCGCGAGATTCGTCCGGACATTTTGCTTATGGACATCTCGATGCCGGAGTTGAACGGAATCGAGGCGACACGGAAAATTCTCGCTGAGAACGCCGGCATTAAGATCATTATTCTGTCCATGCACGCAGATCAGCGGTTTGTGGCGGAATCGCTCCGCGCCGGCGCGATGGGGTATGTCCTCAAAGACAGCGCCATCGATGAGCTTCTGGCAGCCATCCGTACGGTCGCACGCAATCAACGATATCTCTCGCGCACTATAGCCGATGTGGTCATCGAGGACTACATCGAGCTGAGCCGGGAACGCCCCGCCTCCGCATATACTGTCTTAAGTCCGCGCGAGCGCGAGGTGCTGCAGTTGCTCGCCGAGGGTCGAAGCACCAAGGAAATCGCCGCACAGCTTGACGTGAGCATCAAGACAATCGAGTCTCACCGTAAGCAGATCATGGATAAGCTCGACATCCACAGTGTTGCCGAACTGACCAAATACGCGATCCGTGAAGGCCTCACCCCTTTGGAGTAG
- the murA gene encoding UDP-N-acetylglucosamine 1-carboxyvinyltransferase yields the protein MDKFVIQGPAVLKGKVRVDGSKNAALPIIAGALLIQKGESVVRNIPPLRDIYTIIDMLKFLGARVTYDAKAEVMTVNAEKLTETTAPYDLMRQMRASFLVLGPILARMGEAKVSLPGGCSLGARPVDFHIKGFASLGAKISEEAGYVIAEGKPLTGGQIYFDRPSHTGTENIIYGAVFAKNKTVIINAACDPEIIDVAEFLNKAGAKIHGVGTPEITIEPVKRLQAVEHTVSGDRLVAGTYAFGAALTGGQVEMTGIDPTQLTMVNHKLRELGCEVKTARNGITVKGPKKLQPVSVTTFPYPGFPTDLQACIMAAACIATGTSHIKETVFVDRFSHTMELRRLGADINVSASEAIVNGVESLRGAEVMAPDIRAGAGIVLACLAARGRSEILRVYHVDRGYYRLEERLSSLGADITREKTSAV from the coding sequence ATGGACAAATTCGTAATCCAGGGACCGGCCGTCCTGAAAGGGAAGGTTCGGGTTGACGGTTCGAAAAACGCCGCCCTCCCGATCATCGCCGGGGCCCTGCTGATACAAAAGGGAGAGTCGGTCGTCCGCAACATCCCGCCCCTCCGCGACATTTACACCATCATCGACATGCTCAAGTTCCTTGGTGCCAGAGTCACGTACGATGCCAAGGCCGAAGTGATGACCGTCAACGCCGAGAAACTTACCGAGACCACCGCGCCGTATGATTTGATGCGGCAGATGCGGGCGTCGTTTCTGGTGCTCGGTCCGATCCTGGCTCGCATGGGCGAGGCCAAGGTCTCGCTGCCGGGCGGCTGCTCTCTCGGAGCAAGACCGGTCGATTTTCATATTAAAGGGTTCGCAAGCCTCGGGGCGAAGATATCCGAAGAAGCCGGTTACGTTATTGCCGAAGGGAAGCCCTTGACGGGAGGCCAGATATACTTCGACCGGCCCTCCCATACCGGAACCGAAAACATCATCTATGGCGCCGTGTTCGCAAAGAACAAGACGGTCATTATCAACGCCGCCTGCGATCCGGAAATAATTGATGTCGCGGAATTTCTCAACAAAGCCGGAGCTAAGATCCATGGTGTCGGCACGCCCGAGATCACCATTGAGCCGGTGAAGAGGCTGCAGGCGGTCGAGCATACTGTGTCTGGAGACCGCCTCGTCGCCGGTACCTATGCTTTCGGCGCCGCTTTGACCGGTGGTCAAGTGGAGATGACCGGTATTGATCCGACCCAACTCACTATGGTGAACCACAAGCTTCGCGAACTCGGCTGCGAGGTGAAAACCGCCAGGAACGGCATCACCGTTAAGGGCCCCAAGAAACTCCAGCCGGTTTCGGTCACGACATTCCCCTATCCCGGTTTCCCTACCGACCTTCAGGCCTGCATCATGGCCGCGGCCTGTATCGCCACGGGAACCTCCCATATCAAGGAGACTGTTTTCGTAGATAGGTTCTCTCATACGATGGAACTGCGGCGTCTGGGCGCCGACATCAACGTGTCCGCCTCCGAGGCGATTGTGAATGGAGTCGAGTCGTTGCGTGGAGCCGAAGTGATGGCACCGGATATCCGCGCCGGGGCCGGTATCGTCCTGGCGTGCCTGGCCGCCAGGGGACGGTCGGAGATTCTTCGCGTCTACCATGTCGACCGCGGGTACTATCGGCTCGAAGAACGGCTTTCATCCCTTGGTGCCGATATAACAAGAGAGAAGACTTCCGCTGTGTAG
- a CDS encoding GNAT family N-acetyltransferase has translation MTSSNRPDTEVRIVEFHNKYARQFRELNYDWLEKYFTVEPFDRIVLNDPYTRIIKQHGHIFFALMDDDVVGTCALLKHTDMKYELAKMAVLPDQRGRGIGRMLAQAAIDKARALGAESIVLATSDLLPAANHLYMSLGFQHADPSVIGPLPYKRKSIVMAMKLKGRTA, from the coding sequence ATGACCAGCTCAAATCGACCGGATACAGAAGTACGGATCGTCGAATTTCACAACAAGTACGCCCGGCAGTTCCGCGAGCTCAACTATGACTGGCTGGAGAAATACTTCACGGTGGAGCCGTTCGACCGGATCGTGCTCAACGACCCGTACACCCGGATAATCAAACAGCACGGTCACATCTTCTTCGCCTTGATGGACGATGACGTCGTGGGGACCTGCGCGCTACTGAAGCACACGGACATGAAGTATGAATTAGCCAAGATGGCGGTTCTGCCGGACCAGCGCGGTCGGGGGATCGGGCGAATGCTGGCGCAGGCAGCGATCGACAAAGCCCGCGCTTTGGGCGCCGAGTCAATCGTGCTCGCTACTAGTGATCTTCTGCCGGCTGCCAATCATTTGTACATGAGCCTGGGATTCCAGCACGCTGACCCTTCGGTCATCGGCCCCCTCCCGTACAAGCGCAAATCGATCGTCATGGCGATGAAACTAAAAGGCAGGACCGCGTGA
- a CDS encoding ATP-binding protein translates to MPKARRPTSGVARELRYDEIDYHVSYRPPNAKSSNDVPPCDEILGQGRALNAIKLGLNVRTKGYNIFVTGMGGTGRTTTIKHLLEQLDHQKPELFDVCYVNNFKNDDNPRALVFGAGEGRRFKKDMEYLISSIRKVVPKIFLSEEYKDRSNRLMREYDTRQKELISEFEEKLNTAGFVMVQIQAGLGVRNEIQPLVDGEPASMEKLEHLSKQGKFAATQLDELRRKWDSLRRDFDVTTIESKKLSGKLEEAIDKLNYSMVAPLVADKVNLLKKRYPEEKVVLYLDEVQEALTGDLDRFREAQPRRGEEEAPPYRKREPFEEFSVNLLLDNTEADKVPIIIEKSPSYKNLFGSLERVVDRFGYWRTDFTRIFAGSLLRASGGFLVINAFDLLSEPGVWWPLKRSLRNGELEITGYDPFYMMAGSGIKPEPIPLNVKVVLIGEPYLYNMLWRLDEDFKKIFKIKAEFDSVMPLSDENLKDYYCFIRRIADQDQLPPFDLSGMQAVAEYGRRLAGHRDKLSVRFTAIADMVREAAFCATERQGDMVTRADVRTAIIRKRQRVNLVEDKIQEMYDKEMLLVSTTGSAVGQINGLSVYDVGEYAFGRPSRITVNTSLGKAGVINIEREADLSGPIHDKGVLVLSGFLREMFSQDKPLTMSASISFEQSYSGVDGDSASSTEIYGILSSLTGLPIKQGIAVTGSVNQKGEIQPIGGVNEKIEGFFDVCSSRGLTGDQGVIIPHQNVQDLMLRPDVMDAVKAGRFHIYPVKSISEGIGLLTGTPGGERMPKGKFTPKSVFALADHKLREMALTFERFGREAHNNNDKKNSRRVRPRRPIARKKRSRKG, encoded by the coding sequence ATGCCGAAAGCCAGACGTCCCACCAGCGGGGTGGCGCGCGAACTACGCTACGACGAGATCGATTACCATGTCAGTTATAGACCGCCGAATGCGAAATCATCGAATGATGTCCCCCCGTGTGATGAGATACTGGGTCAGGGGCGGGCGCTCAATGCCATCAAGCTGGGGCTCAATGTCCGCACCAAGGGTTACAATATTTTTGTGACCGGCATGGGCGGGACCGGCCGCACGACCACCATCAAACACCTGCTCGAACAGCTCGATCACCAGAAGCCGGAGTTGTTCGACGTGTGCTATGTGAACAACTTCAAGAACGACGATAACCCGCGGGCGCTGGTTTTCGGTGCGGGCGAGGGAAGACGGTTCAAGAAGGACATGGAATACCTGATCAGTTCGATCAGGAAGGTCGTTCCCAAGATTTTTCTCTCCGAGGAGTACAAGGATCGCAGTAATCGTTTGATGCGCGAGTACGACACGCGCCAGAAGGAACTGATCTCCGAGTTCGAGGAGAAACTGAACACGGCCGGGTTCGTCATGGTGCAGATCCAGGCCGGTTTGGGTGTCCGCAACGAAATTCAGCCGCTGGTCGATGGCGAGCCGGCCTCAATGGAGAAACTTGAACACCTCTCCAAACAAGGGAAGTTCGCAGCCACCCAGCTCGATGAACTCCGGCGTAAATGGGACAGTCTCCGCCGGGATTTCGACGTCACGACGATAGAATCCAAAAAGCTGAGTGGCAAGCTGGAAGAAGCGATCGACAAACTGAATTATTCGATGGTGGCGCCGCTCGTGGCCGATAAAGTGAATTTGCTCAAAAAGCGGTATCCCGAAGAAAAAGTGGTGCTGTATCTGGATGAGGTGCAGGAGGCGCTGACGGGGGACCTGGACCGATTTCGGGAGGCTCAGCCGAGACGGGGCGAGGAAGAAGCGCCCCCGTATCGGAAACGGGAACCGTTCGAGGAGTTTTCGGTCAATCTGCTGTTGGACAATACCGAGGCCGACAAGGTGCCGATCATCATCGAGAAATCTCCTTCTTACAAGAATCTGTTTGGTTCACTCGAACGTGTGGTGGACCGATTCGGGTACTGGCGCACCGATTTCACCCGCATTTTCGCCGGTTCGCTTCTCCGGGCATCGGGAGGTTTTCTGGTGATCAACGCGTTCGATCTACTCAGCGAGCCGGGTGTCTGGTGGCCGCTCAAACGGTCACTGCGCAACGGCGAGCTCGAGATCACCGGCTATGACCCGTTCTACATGATGGCCGGGTCCGGGATCAAGCCGGAACCGATACCGCTGAATGTCAAAGTGGTGCTAATCGGCGAGCCGTATCTATATAACATGCTCTGGCGGCTGGACGAGGATTTCAAGAAAATATTCAAGATCAAGGCCGAGTTCGACAGTGTCATGCCGCTCTCCGACGAGAACCTCAAGGACTATTACTGTTTCATACGCCGTATCGCCGATCAGGATCAACTGCCGCCGTTCGACCTGAGCGGCATGCAGGCGGTGGCGGAATACGGCCGCCGTCTGGCGGGACATCGCGACAAACTGAGCGTCCGTTTTACGGCCATCGCCGACATGGTGCGCGAGGCGGCGTTCTGCGCGACGGAGCGGCAGGGGGACATGGTCACGCGCGCGGATGTGCGCACGGCCATCATCCGGAAACGCCAGCGGGTGAACCTCGTGGAAGACAAAATACAGGAGATGTACGACAAGGAGATGCTCCTGGTCTCCACCACCGGTTCGGCGGTAGGGCAGATCAACGGACTGTCGGTATACGATGTGGGTGAGTATGCGTTTGGCCGGCCAAGCCGTATCACCGTGAACACGTCGCTGGGGAAAGCGGGCGTGATCAATATCGAGCGTGAGGCGGACCTGTCCGGCCCGATCCATGACAAAGGTGTCCTCGTCCTGAGCGGGTTCCTTCGCGAGATGTTCTCCCAGGACAAGCCGCTGACTATGTCGGCATCGATCTCGTTCGAGCAATCGTATAGTGGTGTTGACGGCGACTCGGCGTCGTCGACCGAGATCTACGGCATTTTATCGTCGTTGACCGGTCTGCCTATCAAGCAGGGGATCGCGGTCACCGGCTCCGTGAATCAGAAAGGCGAGATCCAGCCGATCGGCGGCGTCAACGAGAAGATAGAGGGCTTTTTCGATGTCTGCTCGTCGCGCGGCTTGACCGGCGACCAGGGTGTGATCATTCCGCATCAAAACGTGCAGGACCTGATGCTTCGGCCGGATGTCATGGATGCTGTCAAAGCCGGGAGATTTCATATTTATCCGGTGAAGAGTATCAGCGAGGGGATTGGCCTGCTTACCGGCACCCCCGGGGGCGAGCGGATGCCGAAGGGGAAGTTCACGCCCAAATCGGTGTTCGCGCTGGCGGATCATAAACTTCGCGAAATGGCGCTCACCTTCGAGCGGTTCGGGCGCGAAGCACACAACAACAACGACAAGAAGAACTCCAGGCGTGTCAGACCAAGACGCCCGATCGCCCGCAAGAAGAGGTCACGAAAAGGGTAG